From the Vulpes lagopus strain Blue_001 chromosome 15, ASM1834538v1, whole genome shotgun sequence genome, one window contains:
- the LOC121476584 gene encoding LOW QUALITY PROTEIN: olfactory receptor 52J3-like (The sequence of the model RefSeq protein was modified relative to this genomic sequence to represent the inferred CDS: deleted 1 base in 1 codon) encodes MTHQNTTMFHPSTFFLLGVPGLATAHAWISLPFCCIYFIALIGNVTILIVIWTERTLRDPMFFFLVILSAIDLALSTTSVPQMLGIFWFNAHEIGFGACVAQMFLIHTFTGMESAVLLAKAFDPYVAICVPLHYTTILTVRVLSGIGVGVVLSTVVLTLPMIYLIYCLPFCNARIIAHTYCEHMGIAKLACTSIQINAIYGLFVASFLVLVLVLVGISYGSILCAVFRLKSQEARHKTLSICTSHAAVMFVFYTPSLFSFLTHRFGRKISPYIHILVANICVVLPPALNPIIIYGVRTKQIRECVIQVFTGK; translated from the exons ATGACCCATCAAAATACAACCATGTTTCATCCatccacattttttcttttaggtgttCCAGGGCTTGCAACTGCCCATGCCTGGATTTCATTGCCCTTCTGTTGTATTTACTTTATTGCTCTCATAGGCAATGTCACAATCTTGATAGTCATATGGACAGAAAGAACCCTCCGGGATCCAATGTTCTTCTTCCTTGTCATTCTATCAGCCATAGACCTGGCCCTCTCCACAACCTCAGTACCACAAATGTTGGGTATCTTTTGGTTTAATGCTCATGAAATTGGCTTTGGAGCTTGCGTGGCCCAGATGTTTCTGATACACACCTTCACAGGAATGGAGTCTGCTGTTCTGCTGGCTAAGGCCTTTGACCCCTATGTTGCTATCTGCGTCCCCCTCCACTACACAACCATCCTGACAGTCCGAGTGCTGTCAGGAATTGGAGTGGGTGTTGTACTGAGTACAGTTGTGCTCACATTGCCCATGATCTATCTAATCTACTGTCTACCCTTCTGCAATGCCCGCATTATTGCCCACACCTACTGTGAGCACATGGGCATTGCCAAGTTGGCTTGTACCAGCATTCAAATCAATGCTATCTATGGTCTCTTTGTTGCTTCTTTCCTCGTTCTTGTCCTGGTACTGGTTGGAATCTCCTATGGCTCCATCCTGTGTGCCGTATTCCGCCTCAAATCACAAGAGGCCCGTCACAAGACACTGAGCATTTGTACCTCTCATGCTGCAgtcatgtttgttttctatacaccctctcttttctccttccttactCACCGATTTGGCAGAAAAATATCCCCTTATATCCACATTCTTGTTGCCAACATCTGTGTGGTCCTTCCACCAGCTCTCAATCCTATCATC ATCTATGGAGTAAGGACTAAGCAAATCAGAGAGTGTGTGATCCAAGTATTTACTGGCAAGTAA